One region of Bartonella alsatica genomic DNA includes:
- a CDS encoding alpha-D-glucose phosphate-specific phosphoglucomutase, giving the protein MITTVLTKAFDDQKPGTSGLRKKVSVFQQPHYVENFIQSLFNSIGSVEKKLLILGGDGRYFNHSLLQIVLKMAAAHGVACVKVGKGGILSTPAVSHLIRKYHAHGGIILSASHNPGGVEGDCGIKYNISNGGPAPDSLCEAIFEVSQRLSFYRIFEAPDVNLAREGTTYIGSMRVDILDPVTDYVALMQEIFDFDQIAKAVQEGLTLRFDAMHAVTGPYAQQIFEKCLGFSEGTVINSVPLPDFGGRHPDPNLVYAKGLYNFLMSEQSPDLGAASDGDGDRNLIIGRKQYITPSDSLAIMAEYAHLIKGYRQGIVGIARSMPTARAVDLVAEKKGLNCFETPTGWKFFGALMDAGKVTFCGEESFGTGSHHIREKDGLWAVLFWLNLLAVTGKTVAQIVQQHWYTYGRFYSLRHDYEEVDACKAHAIVEQLRAHLPETGTEIAGLRVEKADDFTYHDPVNQTVSTKQGIRVFFENGARLVVRLSGTGTLGATLRLYFEQYEGDPRKHNLDPQKILQPLQQAALELLDIQKQLDRERPSIIT; this is encoded by the coding sequence ATGATAACGACAGTTTTGACCAAGGCTTTTGATGATCAAAAACCTGGAACATCTGGTTTGCGCAAAAAAGTGTCCGTTTTTCAACAGCCTCATTATGTTGAAAATTTTATACAATCTCTTTTTAACAGTATTGGATCTGTTGAGAAAAAATTGCTGATTCTTGGAGGGGATGGGCGCTATTTTAACCACTCACTTCTTCAAATTGTATTGAAAATGGCAGCAGCTCATGGTGTTGCTTGTGTGAAAGTAGGAAAAGGAGGAATTCTTTCTACACCGGCTGTTTCGCATCTTATTCGCAAATATCATGCTCATGGTGGTATTATTCTTTCAGCAAGTCACAATCCTGGTGGAGTAGAAGGGGATTGTGGCATCAAATACAACATTTCTAACGGCGGGCCTGCTCCCGATTCTTTATGTGAAGCCATTTTTGAAGTATCGCAACGTCTTTCTTTTTATAGAATTTTTGAGGCTCCAGATGTTAATTTAGCGAGGGAGGGTACAACCTATATAGGGTCGATGCGGGTTGATATCCTTGATCCTGTAACAGATTATGTAGCTTTGATGCAGGAGATTTTTGATTTTGATCAAATTGCCAAGGCGGTGCAAGAAGGTTTAACTTTGCGCTTTGATGCGATGCATGCTGTTACAGGGCCTTATGCACAGCAAATTTTTGAAAAATGTTTAGGATTTTCTGAAGGAACAGTGATTAATAGTGTTCCTTTACCAGATTTCGGAGGAAGGCATCCAGACCCTAATTTAGTGTATGCTAAGGGACTTTATAATTTTTTGATGTCAGAGCAAAGTCCTGATCTTGGGGCCGCATCTGATGGTGATGGAGATCGTAATCTCATTATTGGTCGGAAACAATATATCACGCCTTCTGATTCTTTGGCTATTATGGCTGAATATGCACATCTCATTAAAGGTTATCGTCAAGGAATTGTGGGGATTGCTCGTTCTATGCCAACAGCACGCGCTGTTGATCTGGTCGCTGAAAAAAAGGGGTTGAATTGTTTTGAAACACCAACGGGGTGGAAGTTTTTTGGAGCGCTTATGGATGCAGGAAAAGTAACTTTTTGTGGTGAAGAAAGCTTTGGAACGGGCTCTCACCATATCCGCGAAAAAGATGGTTTATGGGCTGTTTTATTTTGGTTAAATCTTTTAGCAGTTACAGGGAAAACTGTAGCACAAATCGTTCAACAGCATTGGTATACTTATGGACGTTTTTACTCTTTACGCCATGATTATGAAGAAGTAGATGCCTGTAAAGCTCACGCAATTGTGGAGCAGTTGCGTGCACATTTACCAGAGACAGGAACAGAAATTGCGGGACTTCGGGTTGAAAAAGCAGATGATTTTACCTATCATGATCCCGTTAATCAGACTGTTAGCACTAAACAAGGTATACGCGTTTTTTTCGAGAATGGAGCACGGCTTGTGGTGCGCTTATCGGGAACAGGAACGCTAGGAGCCACTTTACGGCTTTATTTTGAGCAGTATGAAGGTGATCCACGCAAGCACAATCTAGATCCGCAAAAAATTCTCCAACCTTTACAACAGGCGGCATTAGAATTGTTGGATATACAAAAGCAATTAGACCGTGAGCGCCCCAGTATTATCACATGA
- a CDS encoding peroxiredoxin encodes MMRKTVPTTTFHTRVRDESIGGDNPYRWQEVNSNTYFKGKRVILFSLPGAFTPTCSTFQLPDFEKLYDEFKKAGIDEIYCLSVNDAFVMNAWGKAQNIKNVKLIPDGSGEFTRKMGMLVAKDNVGFGMRSWRYAAVINDGVIEQWFEEAGFSDNCTTDPYEVSSPQNILKALQS; translated from the coding sequence ATGATGAGAAAAACAGTTCCCACGACCACCTTCCATACACGTGTACGCGATGAATCGATAGGTGGAGATAATCCTTACCGGTGGCAAGAAGTAAATAGTAATACATATTTTAAAGGAAAGCGGGTTATTCTTTTTTCTCTTCCTGGAGCCTTTACTCCTACTTGTTCAACTTTTCAGCTTCCTGATTTTGAAAAACTCTACGATGAATTTAAAAAAGCTGGCATTGATGAAATCTATTGTCTTTCCGTCAATGATGCTTTTGTTATGAATGCTTGGGGGAAAGCGCAAAATATTAAAAACGTAAAATTAATTCCTGATGGTTCTGGTGAATTCACCCGCAAAATGGGTATGCTTGTTGCTAAAGACAATGTTGGATTTGGAATGCGCTCATGGCGTTATGCTGCTGTTATCAACGATGGTGTGATTGAACAATGGTTTGAAGAAGCAGGTTTTTCAGATAATTGTACAACAGATCCTTATGAAGTTTCTTCACCACAAAATATTTTAAAAGCCCTACAAAGCTAA